The Peptacetobacter hiranonis DNA window GTTACTATCAAAGGTGGACTTCCATACGATAGACATCTACCAAATGCCTGCTTCAAAGCATGTGATGATTTTATCCAGGATATAAGAGCTATATTAAAGAGAGAAGATGGGCGTCATGCTTCAGAATCTCATGAATTCTTCGATAAAGTTAGACCTGGTGGAAAAAAAGTTGTAATAGTTAAACAGATTGCTGGTCAGGGAGCAATGTATGACAACCAGTTATTCTCTGATGAGCCAAGTGGTTTTGAAGGAGGAACATCTATTATAGATATGTGCAATATGCCGATGATACTTTCTCCTAATGAATATAGAGACGGTGCTCTTAGAGCATTAGTATAAGGAAGGGGTTGGAAAATTATGGGTATAGGTCCTTCAACTAAAGAAACATCTTTACATCATTTCAGAGATCCTATTCTAGAAATATGCTCAGAAGATACTGACATAGATCTATTAGGTGTAGTAGTAGTAGGTACTCCTCAGGATAATAAATATAAAAATCTTGTTGGACAGAGAGCAGCTCAGTGGTTAGAAGGTATGAGAGCTGATGGAGTAATACTATCTGCAGATGGATGGGGAAACTCACATGTTGACTATGCAAACACATTTGAAGAAATAGGTAAAAGAGGAATCCCAACAGTAGGGGTAACTTTTAATGGTACAAATGCAAAATTTGTAGTTACTAATGAATATATGGACACAATAGTAGATATAAACAAATCAGAATCTGGAACAGAAACTGAAATAGTAGGCGAAAACAACGTCGATAAAACTGATGCAAGAAAAGCTCTTGCGTTCCTTAAACTAAAAATGAGAAAACGGGGTAAATAATTTTAAGAATTATGTTATCGCGTTACAAAAAGTCAGAATATAAATAATATACAAACTCAAATCTCAATAAAATAATATATAGATAACTTCTATAATAATTAAAAAAAATTATAATAAAATATTGATAAATAGATGACAAAAATACAATTTTATTATATAATAGAGATATAAGGAAAAAGATTTCAAATTAATAAAAGAAAAAAGAAATCATACAATATATAATAAAATATAGATAATATTAAAAAAATTAATTGAAAACTTTTTTATTATAACAGATAGTTTATTTTATAATTAACATATCTGGAATTGAATTCGCAAATAAGTCTCTATGAAAGACTTAAAATATAATTGCCAAAGGCAATAAACTAAGGGGGAAATTGTTATGAAATTTAGCAGAACAATTCAGGCTATAGACTCTCATACAGCTGGAGAAGCAACTAGAATAGTTGTAGGTGGAATACCAAACATAAAAGGTAATACAATGCCAGAAAAGAAACAGTACTTAGAAGATCATTTAGATCACATAAGAACAGCTATAATGTTAGAACCAAGAGGACACAATGATATGTTCGGTTCAGTTATGACTCAGCCTTGTGATCCAGATGCTGACTTCGGTATAATATTCATGGACGGTGGCGGATACCTTAACATGTGTGGTCACGGTTCAATAGGTGCAATGACAGTTGCAGTTGAAACTGGTGTAGTTCCAATGGAAGAACCTGTAACAAAAGTTGTTATGGAAGCTCCTGCAGGAATAATAAAAGGTGATGTTAAAGTAGAAAACGGAAAAGTTCAGTCTGTTTCTATA harbors:
- a CDS encoding glycine/sarcosine/betaine reductase component B subunit translates to MGIGPSTKETSLHHFRDPILEICSEDTDIDLLGVVVVGTPQDNKYKNLVGQRAAQWLEGMRADGVILSADGWGNSHVDYANTFEEIGKRGIPTVGVTFNGTNAKFVVTNEYMDTIVDINKSESGTETEIVGENNVDKTDARKALAFLKLKMRKRGK